Proteins from a genomic interval of Methanofollis formosanus:
- a CDS encoding translation initiation factor IF-2 subunit gamma encodes MHDVTVPNVNIGLVGHVDHGKTTLVSGMTGVWTDRHSEEMKRGISIRLGYADATFYRCKNHEGSEAFSAQEVCPICGEKGEPFRTVSFVDAPGHETLMATMLSGSALMDGAMLVIAANEPCPQPQTKEHLMALELVGIKNIVIVQNKIDVVSQADAVKHYQQIKKFVKGTIAEDAPIIPISAQKGINIGALIEALNEYIPSPERDPEAKAQMLIARSFDINKPGSHWRDMRGGVIGGSLVSGVIKDGDEIEVRPGIRTEVENRTVWEPIQTKVVSIHTGKTKVAEATPGGLMALGSKLDPAITKSDTLVGQVAGHIGELPPVRDHLVFEVKLMDRVVGSGSDLEIAPLKHREPLMLSVGTAVTVGVVTNTKKDQAEVVLKRPVCAEVGARIAISRQVEGRWRLIGMGTLTE; translated from the coding sequence TTGCATGACGTAACGGTACCAAACGTCAATATCGGGCTCGTCGGTCACGTGGACCATGGCAAGACGACGCTCGTCTCAGGGATGACGGGGGTCTGGACCGATAGACACAGCGAAGAGATGAAACGCGGCATCTCCATCAGGCTCGGCTATGCCGACGCCACCTTTTACCGGTGCAAGAACCACGAGGGCAGCGAGGCATTCTCGGCGCAGGAGGTCTGTCCGATCTGCGGCGAAAAAGGCGAGCCGTTCAGGACGGTCTCATTCGTCGACGCCCCGGGTCACGAGACCCTGATGGCAACGATGCTCTCGGGTTCCGCCCTGATGGACGGAGCGATGCTGGTCATCGCCGCCAACGAGCCCTGCCCGCAGCCACAGACGAAGGAACACCTGATGGCTCTGGAACTGGTGGGGATCAAGAATATCGTCATCGTCCAGAACAAGATCGACGTCGTCTCACAGGCTGACGCCGTCAAACATTACCAGCAGATCAAAAAGTTCGTGAAGGGGACCATCGCCGAGGACGCACCCATCATCCCGATCTCAGCACAGAAAGGGATCAATATCGGTGCCCTCATCGAGGCGCTCAACGAATACATCCCCTCGCCCGAACGCGATCCCGAGGCAAAGGCCCAGATGCTCATCGCACGGTCCTTTGACATCAACAAACCGGGTTCGCACTGGCGTGATATGAGGGGCGGCGTCATCGGAGGGTCGCTGGTCAGCGGCGTCATCAAGGACGGCGACGAGATCGAGGTCAGGCCCGGCATCAGGACCGAGGTGGAGAACCGGACGGTCTGGGAACCGATCCAGACCAAGGTCGTCTCGATCCACACCGGCAAGACCAAGGTCGCTGAAGCGACGCCCGGCGGGCTGATGGCTCTCGGGAGCAAACTCGACCCGGCGATCACCAAGAGCGACACCCTGGTCGGGCAGGTCGCCGGCCATATCGGCGAACTCCCGCCGGTCAGGGACCACCTCGTCTTCGAGGTGAAACTGATGGACCGGGTCGTCGGTTCGGGCAGCGACCTTGAGATCGCCCCGCTGAAGCACCGCGAACCGCTGATGCTCTCGGTGGGCACGGCCGTCACCGTCGGCGTGGTGACCAACACCAAAAAGGACCAGGCCGAGGTCGTCCTGAAGCGTCCGGTCTGCGCCGAGGTCGGGGCACGGATCGCCATCAGCCGGCAGGTCGAAGGGAGATGGCGGCTGATCGGGATGGGCACCCTCACCGAGTGA
- a CDS encoding PIN domain-containing protein, with protein MKVLLDTNALMMPVQFRIDLFDELRSLLGKYEPLVLRDVVGELDGLARGGGNDAAAARAGLLFAERCRTVEGTSTAPSVDERVAAYARTEGCMVVTNDRRLREDLLAAGVPVISLRKQKKLELLRS; from the coding sequence GTGAAGGTGCTCCTCGACACCAACGCCCTCATGATGCCGGTGCAGTTCAGGATCGATCTCTTCGACGAACTGAGATCCCTGCTGGGGAAGTATGAGCCGCTGGTGCTCAGGGATGTCGTCGGAGAACTGGACGGCCTGGCACGAGGAGGAGGGAACGATGCCGCCGCGGCACGGGCCGGCCTCCTCTTTGCAGAACGCTGCAGAACCGTGGAGGGTACGAGTACAGCCCCGTCGGTCGACGAACGAGTGGCTGCATATGCACGGACCGAAGGGTGCATGGTGGTGACAAATGACCGCCGTCTGCGGGAAGACCTGCTTGCCGCGGGTGTCCCTGTCATCTCCCTGAGAAAACAGAAGAAGTTGGAACTACTAAGGAGTTAG
- a CDS encoding DNA-directed RNA polymerase: protein MYYRVTLQDKVRVPPHRLGEDLEIVILDELQKQLEGSIDKEIGIFIAVTTIDEVGEGEIVPGDGAVYYDVAFEALVLRLALQEVVEGEVVETTGFGAFISLGPIDAMLHVSQISDDFITYDEKNNTLNCQESGRSIQVGDAIRCRVVTLSLNEREPRESKIGLTMRQAGLGTEKWLEEEREQEKREQ from the coding sequence ATGTATTATCGTGTGACGCTCCAGGACAAGGTCAGGGTGCCCCCGCACCGCCTTGGCGAGGACCTGGAGATTGTGATCCTGGACGAGCTCCAGAAGCAGCTCGAAGGGAGCATCGACAAAGAGATCGGGATCTTCATCGCCGTGACCACGATCGACGAGGTCGGCGAGGGCGAGATCGTCCCGGGCGACGGGGCGGTCTACTATGACGTGGCCTTCGAGGCACTGGTGCTCAGGCTCGCCCTTCAGGAAGTGGTCGAGGGTGAGGTGGTCGAGACGACCGGTTTTGGCGCATTCATCTCGCTCGGCCCCATCGACGCCATGCTCCATGTGAGCCAGATCTCGGACGACTTCATCACCTACGACGAGAAGAACAACACCCTCAACTGCCAGGAGTCCGGGCGCTCGATCCAGGTGGGCGACGCGATCCGCTGCCGGGTGGTCACCCTCAGTCTCAACGAGCGTGAGCCCAGGGAGAGCAAGATCGGGCTGACGATGCGGCAGGCCGGCCTGGGCACCGAGAAGTGGCTGGAGGAGGAACGCGAACAGGAGAAGAGGGAGCAGTAA
- the spt4 gene encoding transcription elongation factor subunit Spt4, with protein sequence MATARKKKLLKVCRDCHKVVEGDVCVTCGSSNLTEDWAGYLVIINPERSEIAKRMNIDMPGRYALKVR encoded by the coding sequence ATGGCGACGGCGCGGAAGAAGAAACTGCTGAAGGTCTGCAGGGACTGCCACAAGGTGGTGGAGGGCGATGTCTGCGTGACCTGCGGGTCCAGCAACCTGACCGAGGACTGGGCAGGGTATCTGGTCATCATCAACCCGGAACGTTCCGAGATTGCGAAGCGGATGAATATCGATATGCCCGGAAGATACGCCCTGAAGGTCCGCTGA
- a CDS encoding GTP-dependent dephospho-CoA kinase family protein, with product MLLLPDEHRKRFKEPFGELFSELVDALPTIEGKTVYTVGDVVTHNFLAAGGTPAVAVIDGYTMRSPCGRTPLLLFNRVQVKNPAGALTDELTAALEEAVRNPPTLIMVEGEEDLAVIPLALIAPEGSVILYGQPGEGVVVCRVSGDLKKAAKDLLSLFVHA from the coding sequence ATGCTGCTCCTGCCCGACGAGCACCGAAAACGTTTCAAAGAGCCCTTCGGAGAACTCTTCTCCGAACTGGTAGATGCCCTCCCGACGATCGAGGGGAAGACCGTCTACACCGTCGGAGACGTGGTGACGCACAACTTCCTGGCGGCCGGGGGGACGCCGGCGGTTGCGGTGATCGACGGGTATACGATGCGGTCGCCCTGTGGGAGAACGCCTCTCCTTCTTTTCAACCGGGTGCAGGTCAAAAACCCGGCCGGCGCCCTGACCGACGAACTCACCGCGGCGCTGGAGGAGGCGGTCAGGAACCCGCCGACCCTGATCATGGTCGAGGGCGAGGAAGACCTTGCGGTGATCCCGCTCGCGCTCATCGCCCCGGAGGGTTCGGTCATTCTCTACGGCCAGCCCGGCGAGGGGGTCGTTGTCTGCAGGGTGAGCGGCGATCTGAAAAAGGCCGCAAAAGACCTCCTTTCTCTTTTCGTCCACGCATAG
- a CDS encoding 30S ribosomal protein S24e: MEFKITRDYRNELLSRRELYFTLSYEGATPSRAEILGKLGAMFDAKRELMVLDSTKKQFGKMELEGVARIYDTADDLAKTEREYLVKRSAEVKAEEAE, encoded by the coding sequence ATGGAATTCAAGATCACCCGTGACTACCGGAACGAACTCCTGAGCCGGAGGGAACTCTACTTCACCCTCTCATATGAGGGTGCCACCCCCTCCCGGGCCGAGATCCTCGGGAAGCTGGGCGCAATGTTCGACGCCAAGAGAGAACTGATGGTGCTCGACTCGACGAAGAAGCAGTTTGGCAAGATGGAGCTCGAGGGTGTCGCCAGGATCTATGACACCGCGGACGACCTTGCAAAGACCGAGCGCGAATACCTGGTCAAGCGCAGCGCCGAAGTGAAAGCCGAGGAGGCTGAGTAA
- a CDS encoding 30S ribosomal protein S27ae, which translates to MAAKKGAAPAAAVKRSAFFKVEGETAVPQRKYCPRCGPGVFLAQHKDRLACGKCGYTEFTK; encoded by the coding sequence ATGGCGGCAAAGAAGGGAGCGGCCCCCGCGGCAGCGGTCAAGCGGAGCGCATTCTTCAAGGTCGAGGGCGAGACGGCTGTGCCGCAGCGGAAGTACTGTCCGCGGTGCGGCCCCGGCGTCTTCCTGGCCCAGCACAAGGACCGCCTTGCCTGTGGGAAGTGCGGCTATACTGAGTTCACCAAATAA
- a CDS encoding bifunctional N(6)-L-threonylcarbamoyladenine synthase/serine/threonine protein kinase → MRKGDKVLGIEGTAWNLSAAVFGDGLISLYSKPYQPASGGIHPREAAQHHASEMREVIARVLTAPDEIEAVAFSQGPGLGPCLRTVATAARALALALDVPLVGVNHCVAHVEIGRWATGCVDPITLYTSGANTQVFGYLNGRYRIFGETLDIGLGNGLDKFARSKGLPHPGGPKIEALARGGNYIDLPYTVKGMDLAFSGLISAAQESTAPIEDVCHSLQETAFAMCVEVTERALAQAGKDEVLLVGGVAANTRLREMLRTMCEERGARLFVPEPQFCGDNGAMIAYTGKIMLEAGATLPVEASRANSHYRTDEVEVVWRHGDEREVPEAGPRRGAEALVTIGEETVTKSRVSKSYRAEALDTRLIAERTRAEARLIAAARKAGVATPIVFDVSEDTITMERVEGTLLRDAPTPEHLELAGVAVGRLHGAGIVHGDLTTSNMIERDGRCVLIDFGLAHASAEVEDQGVDLHVLFQILESTTENPTELKEHFMRGYAAAFPGAAAAAKREHEVELRGRYL, encoded by the coding sequence ATGCGGAAGGGCGATAAGGTACTGGGGATCGAAGGGACAGCCTGGAACCTCAGTGCCGCTGTTTTTGGTGACGGCCTCATCTCCCTCTACTCTAAGCCGTACCAGCCGGCAAGTGGGGGGATTCACCCGCGGGAGGCGGCCCAGCACCATGCCTCCGAGATGCGGGAGGTCATCGCAAGGGTGCTCACCGCACCCGACGAGATCGAGGCTGTGGCCTTCTCGCAGGGCCCGGGGCTCGGGCCGTGCTTACGGACGGTGGCGACGGCAGCGAGAGCGCTCGCCCTCGCGCTGGACGTGCCCCTGGTCGGCGTGAACCATTGTGTCGCCCATGTGGAGATCGGGCGGTGGGCCACGGGGTGCGTGGACCCCATTACGCTGTACACCTCGGGAGCGAACACCCAGGTGTTCGGGTACCTGAACGGGCGGTACCGGATCTTCGGCGAGACGCTGGATATCGGGCTCGGTAACGGGCTCGACAAGTTCGCACGGAGCAAGGGTCTTCCTCATCCGGGGGGGCCGAAGATCGAAGCGCTCGCACGGGGCGGGAACTATATTGATCTCCCCTACACGGTGAAGGGGATGGACCTCGCCTTTTCCGGTCTGATCTCCGCCGCCCAGGAGAGCACGGCCCCGATCGAGGACGTCTGCCACTCGCTCCAGGAGACGGCCTTCGCCATGTGCGTCGAGGTGACCGAGCGGGCCCTGGCCCAGGCGGGCAAGGACGAGGTGCTGCTCGTCGGCGGGGTCGCCGCCAACACCCGGCTGCGCGAGATGCTCAGGACGATGTGCGAGGAGCGGGGGGCCCGACTGTTTGTACCTGAACCGCAGTTCTGCGGCGACAACGGGGCGATGATCGCCTACACCGGCAAGATCATGCTGGAGGCCGGGGCGACCCTGCCGGTCGAGGCCTCCAGGGCGAACTCCCACTACCGGACCGACGAGGTCGAGGTGGTCTGGCGGCACGGCGACGAGCGGGAGGTGCCGGAGGCTGGCCCCCGCCGCGGGGCCGAGGCGCTCGTCACCATCGGCGAGGAGACGGTGACGAAGAGCCGGGTCTCCAAGTCGTACCGGGCGGAGGCCCTCGACACCAGACTGATCGCCGAGCGGACGCGGGCCGAGGCGCGGCTCATCGCCGCCGCACGGAAGGCCGGGGTGGCGACCCCGATCGTCTTCGATGTCTCGGAGGACACGATCACGATGGAGCGGGTGGAGGGCACCCTGCTCAGGGACGCACCGACGCCCGAGCACCTGGAACTCGCGGGCGTCGCGGTCGGCCGTCTCCACGGCGCGGGGATCGTGCACGGCGACCTGACCACCTCCAACATGATCGAGCGCGACGGGCGGTGCGTGCTCATCGACTTCGGTCTGGCTCATGCCTCGGCGGAGGTCGAGGACCAGGGGGTGGACCTCCATGTGCTCTTCCAGATCCTGGAGAGCACGACCGAGAACCCCACAGAGTTGAAGGAGCATTTCATGCGGGGGTACGCCGCGGCCTTCCCGGGCGCGGCGGCGGCCGCGAAGCGCGAGCACGAGGTCGAACTGCGGGGGCGGTACCTCTGA
- the rdgB gene encoding RdgB/HAM1 family non-canonical purine NTP pyrophosphatase, whose product MVTSNPHKVEEVAGFFAGVAEVEHVRMEIPEYRDDDVRVIAREKARYAYAHLGRALIVDDTAFSVDALKGFPGPYAAYVQDRIGNDGILKLMEGVADRQAHFETAIAYADDEGEVHVFSGVVEGEVTGEARGEEGFGYDPIFAVGERTFAEIPLEEKSKTSHRARALAAFRAWLEDQ is encoded by the coding sequence GTGGTCACCTCCAACCCCCACAAGGTCGAGGAGGTGGCCGGGTTCTTCGCGGGGGTGGCCGAGGTCGAGCATGTCAGGATGGAGATCCCGGAGTACCGGGACGACGACGTGCGGGTCATCGCGCGGGAGAAGGCACGGTATGCCTATGCCCACCTCGGCCGGGCGCTTATCGTGGACGATACGGCCTTCTCCGTCGATGCCCTGAAGGGGTTCCCGGGCCCGTATGCGGCCTATGTGCAGGACCGGATCGGGAACGACGGGATCCTGAAGTTGATGGAGGGCGTCGCCGACCGGCAGGCGCACTTCGAGACGGCGATCGCCTACGCCGACGACGAAGGCGAGGTCCACGTCTTCTCGGGCGTGGTCGAGGGCGAGGTCACCGGCGAGGCGCGGGGCGAGGAGGGCTTCGGGTACGACCCGATCTTCGCCGTCGGAGAACGGACGTTCGCCGAGATCCCCCTCGAAGAGAAGAGCAAAACCTCCCATCGGGCACGCGCGCTCGCGGCCTTCAGGGCATGGCTCGAGGATCAATAA
- a CDS encoding 50S ribosomal protein L40e codes for MARFPEAEARLLNVKICMRCNARNAVRATQCRKCGYKHLRPKNKDRKA; via the coding sequence ATGGCACGGTTCCCCGAAGCTGAAGCACGGCTGCTCAATGTCAAGATCTGCATGCGCTGCAACGCACGGAACGCGGTGAGGGCAACACAGTGTCGCAAGTGCGGCTACAAGCACCTGCGCCCCAAGAACAAGGACCGCAAGGCCTGA
- a CDS encoding putative phosphothreonine lyase domain-containg protein: MDEVDSDTLADAAYGIFEIMLSKGLEARGAPLFSRVEAGIDFFDDFNAVFADFARDYPPLADALLARFGSVEAVYRTVVAGEGVVPTMTTQMYWITADNPAARGLSPTDEQAGKWLIFCDTAEVDALWKNVRDATVAGDLGISAKVSTARPNPDSRDDRKVVYVYTRDWSDEADVMRVREHLRALGVVDRIGYKRNLETFAGEYSEKGKKVTYYSA, translated from the coding sequence ATGGACGAGGTCGATTCCGATACCCTTGCCGATGCCGCCTACGGCATCTTTGAGATCATGCTGAGCAAAGGGCTCGAAGCACGCGGCGCCCCGCTCTTCTCCCGCGTCGAGGCAGGGATCGACTTTTTCGATGACTTCAATGCGGTCTTTGCCGACTTCGCCAGGGACTATCCCCCCCTCGCCGACGCCCTTCTCGCCCGCTTCGGGAGCGTCGAAGCGGTCTACCGGACGGTCGTGGCCGGCGAGGGCGTCGTCCCCACCATGACCACGCAGATGTACTGGATCACCGCCGACAACCCCGCGGCCCGCGGCCTCAGCCCCACCGACGAACAGGCCGGAAAATGGCTCATCTTCTGCGACACTGCGGAGGTCGACGCCCTCTGGAAAAACGTCCGCGACGCCACCGTCGCCGGTGACCTTGGCATCTCTGCAAAAGTGAGCACCGCCAGGCCCAACCCCGACTCACGGGACGACCGCAAGGTGGTCTATGTCTACACCCGCGACTGGAGCGACGAAGCGGACGTGATGCGGGTGCGCGAACACCTGCGTGCCCTCGGGGTCGTCGACCGGATCGGGTACAAACGCAACCTCGAGACCTTTGCCGGCGAATACTCGGAGAAAGGAAAGAAAGTCACCTATTACAGTGCGTAA
- a CDS encoding sulfide-dependent adenosine diphosphate thiazole synthase, with amino-acid sequence MELDEVTISRAILATQMETMTEYLELDVAVVGGGPSGITCAALLAENGLKVGLIEKKLSIGGGMWGGGMMFPRIVVQDGAKRLLDHFGIASTEFEPGYHVAKSVEAVSKLTAAACTAGAEFFNLIAVEDVVVKGDGRVSGLVVNWSPVEMAGLHVDPLTIRCRAVVDATGHDATISHMVARKGADLTIKGEGYMWAERAESRIVDHTREVFPGLWVCGMAANAVAGECRMGPIFGGMLLSGERAAALVAAALRS; translated from the coding sequence ATGGAACTCGATGAAGTGACAATCAGCAGGGCGATCCTGGCCACCCAGATGGAGACGATGACCGAGTACCTCGAACTCGACGTCGCGGTCGTCGGCGGCGGACCATCCGGGATCACCTGCGCCGCACTCCTTGCAGAGAACGGCCTCAAGGTCGGGCTCATTGAGAAGAAACTCTCCATCGGCGGAGGCATGTGGGGCGGCGGGATGATGTTCCCCAGGATCGTCGTCCAGGACGGCGCAAAACGCCTCCTCGATCACTTCGGGATCGCCTCGACCGAGTTCGAACCCGGCTACCATGTCGCGAAGTCGGTGGAGGCCGTCTCCAAACTCACCGCCGCCGCCTGCACCGCCGGTGCCGAGTTCTTCAACCTCATCGCCGTTGAAGACGTCGTCGTCAAAGGCGACGGCCGCGTCTCCGGCCTGGTCGTCAACTGGAGCCCGGTCGAGATGGCCGGCCTCCACGTCGACCCCCTCACCATCAGGTGCCGGGCCGTCGTCGACGCCACCGGCCACGACGCCACCATCTCCCACATGGTCGCCCGCAAGGGTGCCGACCTCACCATCAAAGGCGAGGGGTATATGTGGGCCGAGCGGGCCGAGAGCAGGATCGTCGACCACACCAGAGAAGTCTTCCCCGGCCTCTGGGTCTGCGGCATGGCCGCCAACGCCGTCGCGGGCGAGTGCCGGATGGGCCCGATCTTCGGCGGCATGCTCCTCTCCGGCGAGCGGGCCGCCGCACTCGTGGCCGCCGCCCTCAGGTCCTGA
- the htpX gene encoding zinc metalloprotease HtpX translates to MKWKRDLGLTMRQIMTWALLLLVYLVFLTILGTLFGVGPWTLVAIAFVIAFAQYFFSDKLVLMSTGAREVSPEEYPVLHDVVEKLAAEAGIPKPRVAVMPTPVPNAFATGRSPSHAVVAATDSILRLLTREELEAVLAHEIAHVKNRDVMTLTIASFLAMVAAIIMQNAWLFSIADRREGGAWMAAWVVSIVVWIVSTLLVRSLSRYREFAADRGSAYITRNPKALVSALYKISGRMDMVPAEKRQEVEGANAFFILPALSGNTLMELFSTHPTLEKRVEALEALEEEVRYMPR, encoded by the coding sequence ATGAAATGGAAACGTGATCTGGGGCTCACGATGAGGCAGATCATGACCTGGGCACTTCTGCTCCTGGTCTATCTGGTCTTCCTCACGATCCTCGGAACTCTGTTCGGTGTCGGGCCGTGGACGCTTGTCGCTATCGCCTTCGTGATAGCGTTCGCCCAGTATTTCTTCTCGGACAAACTGGTGCTGATGAGCACCGGGGCCCGCGAGGTGTCGCCCGAGGAGTATCCCGTGCTCCACGACGTGGTGGAGAAACTGGCCGCCGAGGCCGGGATCCCCAAGCCGCGGGTCGCGGTGATGCCCACCCCGGTCCCGAACGCCTTTGCGACGGGGCGGAGCCCGAGCCATGCGGTGGTCGCGGCGACCGATTCGATCCTCCGTCTGCTCACCCGCGAAGAACTCGAGGCGGTGCTCGCCCACGAGATCGCCCATGTGAAGAACCGGGACGTGATGACCCTCACCATTGCGAGTTTCCTTGCGATGGTGGCGGCGATCATCATGCAGAATGCCTGGCTCTTCTCCATCGCGGACCGCCGGGAAGGCGGCGCATGGATGGCGGCATGGGTCGTCTCCATCGTCGTCTGGATCGTCTCCACGCTGCTGGTCAGGTCGCTCTCCCGGTACCGGGAGTTCGCGGCAGACCGCGGCAGCGCCTACATCACCAGGAACCCGAAGGCGCTGGTCTCCGCGCTCTACAAGATCAGCGGGCGGATGGACATGGTGCCGGCCGAGAAGCGGCAAGAGGTCGAGGGGGCAAATGCCTTCTTCATCCTCCCGGCCCTCTCGGGCAACACCCTGATGGAGCTCTTCTCCACCCACCCGACGCTTGAGAAGCGGGTGGAGGCGCTCGAGGCGCTCGAAGAAGAAGTCAGGTATATGCCGAGGTAA
- a CDS encoding flavodoxin family protein, translating to MANRPQKILVIMGSPRKANTYHAAERIREILQENAPVDWEYVMLRDVDLEQCRGCYTCFERGEEHCPIKDDAALLEQKMHDADGVIFATPVYGFQVSGLMKVFIDRHSYIFHRPRFFRQKALLLTSAGVMGNKDVLEYLNAVARIWGFEVVARVGITSHATMAPLPAYQVRENEEKLQAAAGAFLAALRRGTRSKPGLLDVMAFHIGRAPCDELGERSPADHAYWTDQGWLQKGRRYFVDVPVNPVYHALGTLAEWYTRRQIRKDLREIG from the coding sequence ATGGCAAACCGGCCTCAAAAGATCCTGGTCATTATGGGCAGCCCTCGCAAGGCAAATACCTACCACGCAGCCGAACGGATCCGCGAGATCCTCCAGGAGAACGCACCGGTGGATTGGGAATATGTCATGCTGCGGGACGTCGACCTGGAACAGTGCCGCGGCTGCTACACCTGTTTTGAACGGGGGGAGGAGCACTGCCCCATCAAGGACGACGCAGCCCTTCTCGAGCAGAAGATGCACGACGCGGACGGGGTAATCTTTGCCACTCCGGTATACGGTTTCCAGGTCTCGGGATTGATGAAGGTCTTCATCGACCGCCATTCCTACATCTTCCACCGCCCCCGCTTCTTCCGGCAGAAAGCGCTTCTCCTCACCAGCGCCGGCGTGATGGGAAACAAGGATGTGCTGGAGTACCTCAACGCCGTGGCCCGCATCTGGGGCTTTGAGGTTGTCGCCCGGGTGGGGATCACCTCCCACGCGACCATGGCCCCTCTCCCTGCCTACCAGGTGCGGGAGAACGAAGAGAAGTTGCAGGCGGCGGCAGGGGCCTTTCTCGCCGCACTCCGGAGGGGAACGCGCTCAAAACCAGGGCTGCTCGACGTGATGGCGTTCCATATCGGGAGGGCCCCTTGCGATGAACTGGGCGAACGGTCTCCTGCGGACCACGCCTACTGGACCGACCAGGGGTGGCTCCAGAAGGGACGGCGCTACTTTGTGGATGTGCCGGTCAACCCGGTCTACCATGCCCTGGGCACGCTCGCGGAATGGTACACGCGGCGGCAGATACGAAAGGACCTGAGGGAGATCGGTTGA
- a CDS encoding alpha/beta hydrolase, with protein sequence MEKKCFQIHGIPAILWGSRSNKLYLYIHGQAGRKEEAEAFAHIACHYAWQVLSIDLPEHGERKRETNSFDPWHVVPELLSVMEYIKGQWTHISLFANSIGAWFGMLSFENEPLEKSLFVSPILDMKQLISNMMLWANVSETQLERERIIPTSSGQTLSWEYLLYAQNHPITKWKVPTAILYGEHDELTDRTVVEKFVQRFHCNLTIMKNGEHWFHTSEQLGVLNNWIKTCLRE encoded by the coding sequence ATGGAAAAGAAATGCTTTCAAATTCATGGGATTCCAGCAATTCTCTGGGGTTCCCGCTCAAATAAATTATATCTCTACATACACGGACAGGCCGGGCGTAAAGAAGAAGCGGAAGCGTTTGCTCATATAGCCTGTCATTATGCGTGGCAAGTTTTGAGTATCGACTTGCCCGAACATGGAGAACGCAAAAGAGAAACAAATTCATTTGACCCGTGGCACGTCGTGCCGGAACTCTTGTCTGTTATGGAATATATCAAAGGTCAGTGGACACACATTTCTCTATTTGCTAACAGTATCGGTGCATGGTTCGGGATGTTGAGTTTTGAAAATGAACCGCTGGAAAAAAGCCTTTTTGTTTCCCCTATTCTTGATATGAAACAACTTATTTCCAATATGATGCTCTGGGCCAATGTATCGGAAACACAGCTTGAGCGCGAACGTATTATCCCCACTTCCTCTGGACAAACTCTTTCGTGGGAATATCTCCTCTATGCTCAAAATCATCCTATTACAAAATGGAAGGTTCCAACGGCAATATTGTATGGCGAGCATGACGAACTTACCGATCGTACTGTTGTAGAAAAATTTGTGCAACGTTTTCATTGCAATCTAACGATTATGAAAAACGGGGAACACTGGTTTCATACCTCAGAACAATTAGGGGTCTTAAATAATTGGATCAAAACGTGCCTTCGAGAATAA
- a CDS encoding putative immunity protein, with product MKKYRREDQISIATWAADCAERVLPYFEEAYPGDDRPRNAIETCRRWARTGEFRMAEIRGASLAAHAAAREAKEHDAACFAARAAGQAVATAHVPQHAFGAAYYALKVVAAVGGDVAGEREWQSQGLPERLREEMMGRIVVQGISVKLRKGEGF from the coding sequence GTGAAAAAATACCGCAGAGAAGATCAGATCTCAATAGCGACCTGGGCTGCGGACTGTGCCGAGCGGGTGCTTCCATATTTTGAGGAGGCGTATCCGGGGGACGACCGGCCGCGCAATGCCATCGAAACGTGTCGGAGATGGGCCCGTACGGGCGAGTTCAGGATGGCCGAGATCCGTGGCGCTTCTCTTGCCGCTCATGCCGCCGCCCGCGAAGCGAAAGAACATGACGCGGCCTGTTTTGCGGCGCGTGCCGCAGGTCAGGCGGTGGCGACTGCGCATGTCCCGCAGCATGCTTTCGGGGCGGCGTACTATGCTTTGAAAGTTGTCGCGGCAGTCGGGGGTGACGTTGCTGGGGAACGGGAGTGGCAGTCGCAGGGTCTTCCTGAGCGGTTGCGGGAGGAGATGATGGGCAGGATCGTTGTGCAGGGGATCTCTGTCAAATTGAGGAAGGGGGAGGGGTTTTGA